A stretch of Crossiella cryophila DNA encodes these proteins:
- a CDS encoding LuxR C-terminal-related transcriptional regulator, whose amino-acid sequence MNREPIRVGVIEDHPLYRAAVARVLADAPDIEVDGIAESVAQFAARRTGSGSVVVLDLKLPGVRDAAAVMEVVGMGHRVLVVSAHAGQSEVLGAIAAGARGYLSKDSDGDEILRAVREIAAGNSYVSPILASYVLNASRDRNNGPVIELSVRERQVLALLAAGERDQDIAEAMAISVRTVRSYLDRIRDKTGCRRRPELTRYAIEEGLAHSTPTDWAGRS is encoded by the coding sequence GTGAACAGGGAGCCGATCAGGGTCGGGGTGATCGAGGATCACCCGCTGTACCGGGCCGCGGTGGCCAGGGTGCTCGCGGACGCCCCCGATATCGAGGTGGACGGGATCGCGGAGTCGGTGGCGCAGTTCGCCGCCCGGCGCACCGGATCGGGTTCGGTGGTGGTGCTGGACCTGAAGTTGCCGGGGGTGCGGGACGCGGCCGCGGTGATGGAGGTGGTCGGCATGGGGCACCGGGTGCTGGTGGTCTCGGCGCATGCCGGGCAGTCGGAGGTGCTGGGCGCGATCGCGGCCGGGGCCAGGGGGTATCTGTCCAAGGACAGTGACGGGGATGAGATTTTACGTGCGGTGCGCGAGATCGCGGCCGGGAACAGTTACGTCTCGCCGATCCTGGCGTCCTACGTGCTGAACGCCTCCCGGGATCGCAACAACGGGCCGGTGATCGAGTTGTCGGTGCGGGAACGTCAGGTGCTGGCGTTGCTGGCCGCGGGGGAGCGGGATCAGGACATCGCCGAGGCGATGGCGATCAGCGTGCGCACCGTGCGGTCCTACCTGGACCGGATCCGGGACAAGACCGGTTGCCGTCGGCGGCCGGAGCTGACCCGGTACGCGATCGAGGAGGGGCTGGCGCACAGCACGCCGACGGACTGGGCGGGCCGTAGCTGA
- a CDS encoding sensor histidine kinase, translated as MAPAVGISTYLSGLMLSGMHTVAAPPEDRVEQVVDPAGMSGAERMWLMVGSYCRPPVESVLTRSARYVLLVAVLARLVGLPLLGVIVLARQGIAAAWPVAVFTVVALGLNVAVAVRFVVHSGMRKEAVHAALWADLALGMSAVLGVWLLSPGPVFRDAITVVGAYFLGLVFLWTVLRGVVFGAAVAVLGAMLLLPPGEWTVAAGWAVDFLLAVVVGACLLFYVGLAVRLAISVGIIRGRDAERVRGARQIHDTVLQALEVMAMATPADASRAAETLSELRQLARREAARLRRNLERPGVGAAAVRLSEDLAELVADMAGDGLRARLVLSEINDSLTQVRRAAIRDATREALRNSVKHGGGGEVVVRVEERDGGIAVTTRDYGTGFDLADRPAGFGIRESITARLGEVGGTAKVDSRPSGGTRVTLWVPR; from the coding sequence ATGGCGCCGGCCGTCGGTATCTCGACCTACCTGTCCGGACTGATGCTCAGCGGGATGCACACGGTGGCCGCGCCGCCGGAGGACCGGGTCGAGCAGGTCGTCGACCCGGCCGGGATGTCCGGTGCGGAGCGGATGTGGCTGATGGTGGGCTCCTACTGCCGGCCGCCGGTGGAGAGCGTGCTCACCCGTTCGGCCCGCTATGTGCTGCTGGTGGCGGTGCTGGCCCGCCTGGTCGGGCTGCCGTTGCTGGGGGTGATCGTGCTGGCCCGCCAGGGGATCGCGGCCGCCTGGCCGGTCGCGGTGTTCACCGTGGTGGCGCTCGGGCTGAACGTGGCCGTGGCGGTGCGGTTCGTGGTCCACAGCGGCATGCGCAAGGAAGCCGTGCACGCGGCGCTGTGGGCTGATCTGGCCCTCGGCATGAGCGCGGTGCTCGGGGTGTGGCTGCTCAGTCCGGGGCCGGTGTTCCGGGACGCGATCACCGTGGTGGGCGCCTACTTCCTGGGCCTGGTGTTCCTGTGGACGGTGCTGCGCGGGGTGGTGTTCGGGGCCGCGGTGGCGGTGCTGGGCGCGATGCTGTTGCTGCCGCCGGGGGAGTGGACCGTGGCCGCCGGCTGGGCCGTCGACTTCCTGCTCGCCGTGGTGGTGGGCGCCTGTCTGCTGTTCTACGTCGGGCTCGCGGTGCGCCTGGCGATCTCGGTCGGCATCATCCGCGGCCGGGACGCCGAGCGGGTGCGCGGGGCCCGGCAGATCCACGACACCGTGTTGCAGGCCCTGGAGGTCATGGCCATGGCCACCCCGGCCGACGCGAGCCGGGCGGCGGAGACGTTGTCCGAGCTGCGGCAGCTGGCCCGGCGGGAGGCGGCCCGGTTGCGGCGCAACCTGGAACGCCCGGGAGTGGGTGCGGCGGCGGTGCGGTTGAGCGAGGACCTGGCCGAACTGGTCGCCGACATGGCCGGGGACGGGTTGCGGGCGCGGCTGGTGCTCTCGGAGATCAACGACTCCCTCACCCAGGTGCGGCGGGCGGCGATCAGGGACGCCACCAGGGAGGCGCTGCGGAACTCGGTCAAACACGGTGGCGGCGGTGAGGTCGTGGTGCGGGTGGAGGAACGGGATGGCGGGATCGCGGTGACCACCCGGGACTACGGCACCGGGTTCGACCTGGCCGACCGGCCGGCCGGGTTCGGCATCCGGGAGTCGATCACCGCGCGGCTGGGTGAGGTCGGCGGCACGGCCAAGGTGGACTCGCGGCCCTCCGGTGGCACCAGGGTGACGTTGTGGGTGCCGCGATGA
- a CDS encoding S8 family serine peptidase — protein MSRRSAALVAVCALCAFGFTPVAAAQQCAAPAGNYTGPVNWAQRLIGAERVWPLTDGAGQRIAVVAPGGVESAGQLAGRVREAQSDCDGRGTFAAGIIAAPTDPGTTFAGIAPGSQVLSVRVPLGDPDSLAAGINRAVEGGATVIAVVSPSASGSGALSAAVRNAFSRNVVVVASAAGDKPGSRTYPGALPGVLAVGGIDANGSPVSAEGGEHISLAAPGSDLVSVSAGGRGHRWGVGAPAFAVAYVAGAAALVRGYRSELTVEQVRTRLLVTASGAGGAHDPLLGWGVLDAYSAVTAELPEGIAAPVVGERPSAGPKPTVVIAAGPARTPRQDRLAGALAVLGVLAAGVAVVATAAARRGRARGWRIG, from the coding sequence ATGAGCCGCCGGTCCGCCGCGCTGGTGGCGGTGTGCGCGTTGTGCGCCTTCGGGTTCACGCCCGTCGCGGCGGCCCAGCAGTGCGCGGCCCCGGCCGGGAACTACACGGGCCCGGTGAACTGGGCGCAGCGCCTGATCGGGGCCGAGCGGGTGTGGCCGCTGACCGACGGGGCAGGACAGCGCATCGCCGTGGTCGCCCCCGGTGGGGTGGAGTCGGCCGGTCAGCTTGCCGGGCGGGTGCGGGAAGCGCAGAGCGACTGCGACGGGCGGGGCACGTTCGCGGCCGGGATCATCGCCGCGCCAACGGATCCGGGCACCACCTTCGCCGGGATCGCCCCGGGCAGCCAGGTGCTCTCGGTGCGTGTGCCGCTGGGCGATCCGGACTCCCTGGCCGCCGGGATCAACCGGGCGGTCGAGGGCGGCGCGACGGTGATCGCGGTGGTGAGCCCCTCGGCCAGTGGCAGTGGCGCGCTGTCGGCCGCGGTGCGCAACGCCTTCTCCCGCAACGTGGTCGTGGTGGCCTCGGCCGCGGGGGACAAGCCGGGCAGCCGCACCTACCCCGGTGCGCTGCCGGGTGTGCTGGCCGTGGGTGGGATCGACGCGAACGGGTCGCCGGTGTCGGCGGAGGGTGGCGAGCACATTTCCCTTGCCGCGCCAGGGTCCGACCTGGTCAGCGTGTCCGCCGGTGGCCGAGGGCACCGCTGGGGTGTGGGCGCGCCCGCGTTCGCGGTGGCCTATGTGGCCGGGGCGGCGGCGCTGGTGCGCGGTTACCGGTCGGAGCTGACCGTCGAACAGGTGCGGACCCGGTTGCTGGTCACCGCCAGCGGCGCGGGCGGGGCGCACGATCCGCTGCTGGGCTGGGGTGTCCTCGACGCCTACTCGGCGGTCACCGCGGAACTGCCCGAGGGCATCGCCGCGCCGGTGGTGGGGGAGCGGCCCAGCGCCGGACCCAAACCCACCGTGGTGATCGCGGCCGGACCGGCGCGGACACCCAGGCAGGATCGGCTGGCCGGGGCCCTGGCCGTGCTGGGGGTGCTGGCGGCGGGTGTCGCGGTGGTGGCCACCGCGGCGGCGCGACGTGGCCGGGCCCGCGGCTGGCGGATTGGTTAG